TTTCTAACTGATCAGCTATATATTCTGCTGCCATCATGCCACCTTCAACATTATCGGAAGCAATGTGAGCTGTCACATCTGTTTCAGCACCCCTGTCAACAGTTATAACTGGAATATTCATCATATCAGCTTCTTCAATAGCAGGCACTATTGCATCTCCATCTACCGGGTTTATAGCAACTAAGTCCATTCCCTGAATAACTAAGTCCTCAACACTATTCATCTGAGTTGCAGCATCATCACCAGCATCAACAACAGTCAAATTAACTCCTAATTCTTCTGCAGTCTCTTCAGCTCCATCAGCTAAATCAACAAAGAATGGGTTTTCAAGAGTTGAAATTGCAAGACCAACATCATAAGCCTCAGCAGTACCAGCAAAGCCTGCCACCATCATGAATGCCATTATGACAATCAGAGAAACTACCTTTTTCATTTAATATTACCCCCTTTAAAATTATAGAGCTATCTATATTATCTTAGTCCCGGTGCTGAATACTATCCAGCAAGACCGCGACCAAAATAACCAATCCCTTTGCCACTTCTTGATAAAAAGAAGCGACACCTAACAGATTAAGACTATTATTCAAAACTCCAATTATTAAAGCGCCTATCAAAGTTCCACCTACAGTACCTTTACCTCCCACCAGGCTGGTACCACCTAAAACTACCATTGCGATAACATCAAGCTCATAGGCAACACCTGCTGTCGGTTGAGCTGAATTAAGCCTGGAGATCAATATAACTCCACTTACTGCAGATAAAAAGCCACTGATCGCATAAACTAAAATTTTAACCCTATCGGTATTAATGCCAGCCAGTCTGGCGGCTTTTTTATTGCCACCAACAGCATAGATATACCTGCCAAAAGTGGTTTTATTTAAGACCAAATAGCCAATAATAAGTATAACTGTAAATATAATTACCGGAATCGGAACCCTGCCAACCCTGCCTCCACCAATTCTTCTAAAAGCAAGGTCAAATCCGGAAATAGGCCTGCCACCAGTATAGACCAGTGTTAAACCCCTGGCAATACTCATCATCGCCAGAGTCACTATAAAATCAGGAAGTTTGGCCTTGGAAATCATCAGACCATTGAAAAGCCCGAGAGCAGTTCCTACAGCAAGACCAGTTAAAACTGCCAGAAAAATACTTATATCGCCATGAACCATCATACCTGCAGTCACAGCACCACTTAAAGCCATTAACGAACCGACTGAAAGGTCAATGCCCTGGGCCAGAATAACCATAGTCATTCCGACTGCCATAATCCCCATAATTGAAACCTGACGAAATATATTTAAAATATTTGGCAATGTCAAAAAACGATCACTTAAAAATGACATTACTATAACCATCGCCATCAGACCAACACCGGCTTTAAATTTATCTAAAAATTGCAAAATAAATTCTTTGTATTTACTGCTTGACTCATCATTTGCGTTTCCCACTATGAACTACCTCCTGTCGCCAAACTCATTATCTTTTCCTGAGTAGCTTCATCACCGTCAATTATCCCCTGAAGCTTTCCTTTATAAACAACACCAATTCTTGAAGTTAAATTTAAAATCTCTGGCAATTCAGAAGAGATAAATATAATAGTTACAC
The nucleotide sequence above comes from Halarsenatibacter silvermanii. Encoded proteins:
- a CDS encoding ABC transporter permease produces the protein MAMVIVMSFLSDRFLTLPNILNIFRQVSIMGIMAVGMTMVILAQGIDLSVGSLMALSGAVTAGMMVHGDISIFLAVLTGLAVGTALGLFNGLMISKAKLPDFIVTLAMMSIARGLTLVYTGGRPISGFDLAFRRIGGGRVGRVPIPVIIFTVILIIGYLVLNKTTFGRYIYAVGGNKKAARLAGINTDRVKILVYAISGFLSAVSGVILISRLNSAQPTAGVAYELDVIAMVVLGGTSLVGGKGTVGGTLIGALIIGVLNNSLNLLGVASFYQEVAKGLVILVAVLLDSIQHRD